A stretch of DNA from Misgurnus anguillicaudatus chromosome 15, ASM2758022v2, whole genome shotgun sequence:
CATTGACAAGGAATCTGGTTCGACATGAGACGCAACTTAAGCCAAAATAGTTTTGTTTTCCCCGTCATCTAACTCTGGTGCCCTTGATCATCTTACTTTGGCTCTGAACCCTGACCTTCGGGGTTTCTTATATGGTACAATCATAAAGGCCGGACGCTGAGAAATGATTATCTTGACTGTGTTTGCTGTCCGTCAGCAAGTTATTTGAGAACTTAAGCACAGTttctattttgatattttactgAATGTATATTTGTAAGATCTTGACTTCTATAATAGAGGGTTTAATCACTGGATAAAATAAGGGAAGCCTGGAATCGTCTAGACTCTGGGATAATCCCACCAAACTCTGAAGAGTACAAGGGTGCAATTTGTCTTTTGAACGACGTCCATGTGAATAATGGTTTAAATGTCCAACCTAAACGGCACCAGTCAGTCTGTCAGCCTTTCTCTATTCTGTGTAGCTGCCTGATGGGCGCTGGCATCCAAATTTAATGTAGAAATTCTCAAGCCACTTTTGAAATGAAAGTGAAGGTGAAAGCTTgaagcattaaaatgaataaaagccCTAATGTATTGCAGCAAATGAATATTGAAGCAATGATATTTTAATCCAGAGTCCAGTGCTCAAACCACTACAGCACACTGTGTCCTTAAAGTAATGATGGtgatataatttattattgttattattattattattattattaatgttgttgttgttgttatttggACACTAAACAGCAGAAACAATCATGTTTTAAAGCACATTTAGTttcattatttcttttttgttttgttttaaaataaaaatctgtatTAATTGATGAAAGAACATATTCATTGTTTTACCTGTTGATGTCACAGGAAATTGTACATGTATGTTTTAATGGCGCTAAGTTACATTTCTAATGAGCTCTGCATTTTTTCCCTTTAAAGCATGAAGGCAACTTCATAAAGTGTAGCAGGCTTTCTTCAAACCTTAATATTTGTTTGGGTcatattttatgtgaatgaaaGTATACAGTATGTCTGATTTCCCAGAATGTAGTGCTTGTTAAACACACACATGGAGGACGTTGGTGGTCTTACGTTGAACTGGACCTAATGACCCAACATGAAAACGAAACCTTTTTAAATTCCAAGTCTTTCCAAAGTCCCCCCGTGTCCATCGGCTAACTATGCCATTTGCCTCATGTACATTATGGAAGTATTTTTGTGTCACTTTTGCGCTTTGACATTTCTCTTGTGGAGACTGCTGATCTGTTATTTATGTCACTACAGTGTTAGTTCCTCTAATCCTTGATCCTGATTTGTTATATGGCTGGAAAACTGATAGATTTGCCAAAATAGCATTGCTCTTTATATTGTTAACAGTTTGTTTTATTCTTTCATGGGGCAACTTCATGTATTGATGTAGATGCCTTAAATAAACTGGACCGAGTTAACTTAATATAATGGATGTGTCTCCTGCTCTTTTTCTTCGCCTACTGACTGCTTGTGTGTTTAGCATATTGTGTACTGTACCTGCTCTCAGAGTCATTTCCATAAAGACCGTTTTACATTTATGGTAATAGCATGATGTGTCGCTTTCATTTTGCAGCTCGTTTTTGAATATTGCTGTTATAAGGATTGACCCATAATGTCTAGCATGTCTAGCTAATACTGCTCATTTACTAAATCCACCCATCAGGCGATTTTTGTTTTCAGTTCTGAATATGGATGGGTTTAAAAGCCTTAATTCTACCAGGCTCAGGTTTAATGACAAATTGCAGTCACAGTTATAAGTAGATATTACAAATGCATCTGGCTGTTTAATTATTCTCTATCAATAAATACTTAATTTTTCAcaactttaagtgaaaaattttagttgaaaacacttttaaaaatacttcaattgttAACACCTAAAATTATAAACTTtttcaattaaaattttcacttaaaggtgcagtgtgtaaattttagcggcatctagtggtgaggttgtgaattgcaaccaacgcctcagtccactgctcacctcttgcttttgtaACACAGAGAAggtacggtagccaccaccggacaaacatgtcatcgttggagacaacttagtaaaaagtttgtctgttaagagcttctgtagaaacatggctgcacaaaatggcggcttcgatgtaaggggaccctctgtgtatgtagataaaatgtcTCAGTCTAAGGCAATGAACACATAACGGTTCGTTAtgaaaaaggtctttatatacaCCCCTggtaatatagttttgtatattattttgcatttctgtcaagagattcttctaaaaattacacactgcacctttaatgttgaaaaaatgtacttttcgTATTTTACAGTGAGCTTTGATGTGGGATAAAACTGCTGAAACTGTACTGATAAGGCAAGTGGTGGTAAACATTTGCAAAAGCTGCTTTATTAAGTTCACAGTTTGTACTTAAAAACagtttgtgcttaaaacagTATGTGCTCACAACCACAACATACAGAAAAACAGCTTTCAGTAATGATAAACCAAAGCAGAAAACCACTGAATGACAAACTCCTACGGTAGCTAAGGTACATTAAATACAGCCTGTTCATTTTCTGCAATACATTTCAGTAAAATACTCTAGAATTGAGGTAGGATATTCCACAGATGGTTCTACACCTAATGGACCATAAACGTTAAACAAATATTTCAGAAAGTTTACTATCTGCTCCCAGTGCATATGGCCCCATAAAGAGCACCTGCTACAAAGAAAGTCAATACAATAGAAGAGACGCTGTCAAAAATACGTTAATTTACCATGATGAtcattaattttaatcttattCCAGTCTGTACCAAAGTGAtatctttattaaaatatttaaaaagtgcaTAATATACACATGCATTACCTCTGCTATGATACATATTCATTAGCAGATGCATTAAGGCACTCTATTTCATAAAATTGTGCAAAGCGTGAGCTCATCTAcacattgaaaaataaatcaaacatcaCTGTTGTTAAGTTCAACATATTGTCTAGTTTGTTAtccataaaaaaaatgctgggtaatTTTCAACTCAAAAGTTGGGTAAAAAGTACAACTTGTTGTTGTAATATAACCtatgatgggttgttttaatctattgttgggtcaaatataagcATTTTCTGGGTTATTTAACCCAATGCCTGGGTTTGTCCCtgtttgacccaacgctgggttgaaaataacatcTCAGTTGGTCCTTTCACAGTTTGTGTCTGTTAACAGTATGTGCAAAACTTAAAGggaaactccacttttttgtccagctcccctagagttaaacacccGATCTCCACAGTTTTGGAaaccattcagccgatctccgcgtCTGGCgttatcacttttagcataaaaatgcccaaagagtttcgatatttttcctatttaaaacttgactcttccgtAGTCACATCATTCACAAAGAACaacgtaaaattaaaagttaagaatgagagtataggtcctagccatatcggcctagaaaatcgtaacttttaattttctgtcggttttagtacacaatgtagctacggaagagtcaagttttaaataggaaaaatattgaaacttttcGGTTATTTTtgggcgcgatgctaatggtctaatcagtttcaatgaattatgctaagctatgctaaagtcGCACCaacagacccggagatcagctgaatggattccaaaatggcaaaaatcaaatgtttaactccaggggagctggacaatgagcctattttttttttaaagtggagtgtccctttaaatctaTATATCAGCAATTATCCTCCTTATGCATGTTGTACCAGTGTTAGAATGAGTTATCATCATTGATCAAATTTGTGTATAAACCATCAATTATGAAGCATTTTTTTACTTCACGGCTTGATTTTAAGGTTAGGCTTCAGAACTGTCAGTATGCCTAAAAGAGAAGAGACAAGACCACAGAAACCAACCACCCCTGCATTCGTTTTGAAAACACCAAGTGTGTCAAGAGGAATGAAAAGAtcacaaacatttttaagagtatCAAGAACCACAGACGGGTGACTCCTGAGGCTCTCGAAAAGCAAGAAGAGAAAAGCATCAAGCTGAGGCACGATGACACAAGCCACATCCGGGCTTTCATTAAGGTGCTGGTGGACTTTCTGCTGGTAGTTTCTATCCCGAGACCTCTGCATCATAAGCTGGCTGATGCCATACACATCTCTGGTAAGATTCATGATCAAGGAGAGAAAATAAAACCGTGTGGCATTCAGGCTCCAGCGGTCTTTGTCGATGTCTTGTATGAGTCCAATACTTCTGGCCCACATTACGTTGTCACAAATAAAGTAGAGGGCACGGTTGAGGTTTGCCACAGTAAGGCAAAAACGGAGCACAGGGTCAGAAACTTGAAGAGTGCTTTTGGCCGCATGGATGGAGTTCACAGTGTTCCCGAGCCTGAATACTGGACaagaaaaagtttattttttttgtgaaaatagacacatttaaaatttattaaaatatttcaccattaggaaaaaagtatttttaaagcaaaatatatatatattggcaAACTGATTACATTTACCACTgttcaatttaaaataaactatggTCGTGATAACTCTGATATGGACACCCTTTTaggttactatagtaaaatcGTGGCTCATTTTCGTATTAAATAATGCAATTACAAAtagttttgttttatatatCATAGTCTTCATTCATACGTTTTCGTCCAGAGCTCATATTGGACTCCAGATACTGCAGCTTTGTCACCAGCGCTTTTCTTTTCGCTTCATTTCTCAGTAGGTATTTTGCCAGTGCACATGCATACTGGGTTGCCctataaaaaaaacaaggctCAAACATTAATTTAAGTATAATTATTTAAATCAGACGTTATTTAAAGCatgacattttattataaaGACAGACTAACCTGAATAGGCGATCCCTGCCTTGACTTTGGTTAGTGAAGCTGACGAAAGTTTCCATCTGACAGCAACAGTAGTGCTCCACAAAACCGTGATATACGTGAATATTGTTAATAATgaattaataactttttaaaagtaatgcatactGATAAATTAAATATCCGTTTTAGTAAATAAACGTGGAGATCCTCACGGAGCTGCGTGGCTACGTGAACTGGGTAAAGTCCGTGTATGCAACATACAAAACACACTTGCCGGAAACAAGGAACAAACTTTACAATGTTTGCGTTAATAATTcggtttgaataaaaaaaaacattcgtaACAAAAAAACTATGGgtaatttaaacagcatttaaacgtttaaataatatatttatgacGGGTTAATTCAATGGAAAATATGTTGCTTTTAACCTGTATTCGCTCTCTgtgcattttatgtaaattgtACATTATTAAATTGTAATCACAGTCATAATGAAAATCATTAAAGGTTTTTCTACATTTTCaaaaggatttattattatataactACTAAAATGCCGTGCAAAAGTATTAAATCGGATGCTTTTCGGTGACGGACAAGCACAAGGTGTACTTCCTGAGTCAACCGACCAATCAGATTCCAGCTGAAGGAGTAGTGACAGCTATGGTGACAGCCGCATGGTGCTGGCTAGATGGGATGCAGCTACGGCTTAAATCCCGTGAAATTTAgtgtttagggttaggtttgtgGTAGATTTAGGATGTACTGGGATTTCACGAGATTTttgccgtagctgtatcccttttAGCCACAACCTGCCTGCGTCCCAATGCGCCTACTATATCATAAAAGTCTGTACTGTTTTTGTTATGGGAAAATATGGACGTATGAGTACTTTCACTTGGACATACTAAATCTAAATTTGACTACTATTTAGTACTGACAGTattcgaatttggactaattttttctttaaacgtattattgttaattataaattaaaacGTGTACTTTGGAGAAACAGGTAGGGTTTCCAATAAGTGTATAAACTTACACCGGCAGGGGGCAGTATATCATCATGAGTAAAATTTAGTGTCAATCTCATTCAACTTTTAGTAAATCCTAAAACAAAACCCTGCCTTTACACACACTATCCAAGCATATAACAATCATTATATTCAACTTAGTGTAAAAGGGTCTTTTGAGGTAAAATGTGCCAATATTAAATATGCTTCTGctttaacatttatgcattttgcacatGCTTGTTCATTTTTATCAGTACCTCAATTCCCTGAGAtacgaacccatgaccttgaaAGATCCGTGCTGTACCAGTTGAGCTGTAGGAAAGCAAAGGttgttatatttatatgaattatttattaagaaaaaattaaattttaatccTAAGAAAGCTATTACATAACTAAAAGTTTATTCTaagcttttaaatgtggtcTATTGATATACAATACATTTTACCCAGTTCAATTTAAGCTGTGACTGTGTGGAAAATAACACTAATTCTCGGTTATTGACTAACAGGTTGCCATGTCGTATGATCGATTAGTGTTAATGCATCTAAGACTGTCACAGATGTTCAGTGCTTCACAATGTAAGTGAGTTTGGATGGAGATGTTTACTCTTGAGCTTGCACACCTAATGGAAGTATGGAGCATAAAGGAATATGAGCATATTATGAGATATAAGAATCATAGGAAAAAATAAGGCAAATAATTGTGTTACATTATATTTCCCACATATTTTCCCTTTTTGAAAAGCTTTGTTTGCCATCATTGTTTGATATTCATGAGAGCAGACcattgttaatattttaaacaaaattttaaaagGTTAATCAATAAAGACCTTTTGATAGCCCGCTTTGCTTATATTTATCAAGGGTGCCAATATTAAGGGAGGGCTTGGCTGACTCCGCTGTTATGTAAGTTGTAAACAGTTATCACTATGTACTGATTTTCTTTgcctatatttttaaattcaatATGTATAGGGGGTCAAAATATAGGAATTTCAAGAAATCAAACAAGAATATGCCATTGTTATTGGAATTATCGATTAAAGCGTGGGTTATTTTAAACATGCTTGGAggcaaataaaagtaaattatttctgtattttctctTGCAGTCAACTCTTGCATGTGTTACGTGTactgatatatatataaggGTTGTCCAAATTTAGTACATCATGTTCTGTTATGCAAGCATGAAAATTTCCTTTTAGACTGGAGCTAATGCAGTATCTGTGTGTGATGTAAATGCTCTCAAAGCTCAAGCATGTAAGGTTTTATAAGAATAAGAGACGATATTTGTGCCTTCtcttaaaataacattactGTGTTGTATGTGTATTTTTGTCACTGGCTGTATTTTTAGATCTAATTTGAACATTTAGTTCTTGCTTTTTTGGTCACAAGGGAAGATTTGAAGGAAAGAGAAGAATCCAGGCTTTATTTGTTTGTGCAGGTCATTATAAATTCCAAGAATAGTTTGGGCTTATCAAACATAGTAATGCAAgtgtataaatgttttattctgaAGCCTTGTGGAGGTTAATGTAGAGTATCAAGACACACCACTGCCATGGGAACAATATCAACCAGTTCAACTGGGTTTACTCATCGTTGTCTCATAAGCTCTGATACAGTGAAAttcaaataaaaattattagTGTAAGATTTAGGATGCATTGAAATATTGTATGTACATTACAATAATAAAGAATTACAGTGATCTTAAAGTTTCATCACCCCCTAATGCCTTACAGTATAGGTGCATGAGGAACCAAGATGGCTTGTAAGCTTCAAACACACCAAGCGGTTTGGTGTATCATGGCTAATGTGTTATGTTGCTGTCTGCATAGTAGGTTTGATTTCTTGTCTTAtcctgttttgtttatttttttcacatggaaTCTCATATTGATATCACATGTGGTCATTATTCCAACCTCAAAATATGTATGATTTAGAAAGAGATCCTTTCATGTTTATATATTGAGCTGCCCAAAGCGCTCTGAAGAAACGACTGTTGAACGAGTTGTATCAAATAGAAATGCATTCAAGCTGTGTGTTCAAACGAAAGAGACAAAAGCCATTTCATGGAGCAAAGGATTTCAATTTTACTACATCATCTTTTGCTTGATTTTCCCCAGCCAGAATAGCTTTTATGATTTCCATTGCGGTTTTATCTGATTTAAAATGATGTCGCCTAACAAATTTGTTTGGATTTCCTTCTTTGATGTAATCTGGTTAGGAGCAACACTttagcatatatattatgcTCTGATATTAATGACATTGATACTAATTCTTGGGCTGCTTATGTTGTTAAATTGAAAAGCCATAGCATTCATTTTAGTTTGAAGTTCACAAAGATGAATAATGTATTTTGCCCCTTTTTATAGGAAGCAACAGTAGATGTCATTAACGTATAAGACTGCTATAAACAAACCCAACTGCTTTTCATTGTAAGGATATATTATTTCAATAGAGGATGACAATGTGATGAAgaaattatgatatttttacTTCATTTGCACGTCCGTTTGCATGTATTGGCGTATTGTGAATGTAAATGTCCAGATTAGATTATACACTAGacaacatttaaagtggatcaaaacctttcttaaagttgtcttaaaaccaaTTCCCAATACCCCATGACTAGTATAAATAacataaacctaaaaaaaaacatttcaattatGCAAAAAGAGGCATCTGCAAATAACCACCAGTAACTTTTTGGATTTTATTTCTTTCTGGTTATGCCAGGTGTCAGTTATTCAGAAAGCATACTTGCTAGTGGCTAGTGGTTTTAGGCAACCACATTAAATGATAGCCATTGATTTCTAGTCGTCTCATAAAATTGGTGTTGTTCATCCAATGCTTTGTACTTACTatgtaatacaaataaataaacattgtaCATGCTAAAAaatacccagcatttttttagaatGTAAAATGAGTATGTTGCATAGTAAGTAAAGTACATAAAACACAAGTAAAAGCACCTTTTACCTATAAGCAAAGAGGGCACTTTTTAAAAAGAAGTTAGACATTTGGGATTTTAGCATTAGACCGTCTTTCTTCGTCCATGCATTTCAGAAGTCATGTATATGTATAAAATGCACTCAGTGGCATTTTAAATGTGCAAGTCCTGAATATTCATGCCACTTCACAAAATTGGATGATATGCATCAAGGTTATTCTTAAAGCTATTAGGGTCTAAATTGATAAAACAACAAAGAAATATGACATTTTAAACGACTGcattagataaaaaaataagttgatTTGAATAAAGCTACAGTCCTGCTGTTTTCCAGTTCAGTTCTGGTACAAACTGTTCAAGGAAGTTAAAGCAGCAGGCAGATgatttgttcattgttagtttttttaaatacagagaTAATGCTCCATAACAGTGAACAACTTCATGACTTCACTTATTTCTATTATATATGCATTGTTATTACTTTAAATgcacacttttatttattttcatagaCTCATCTTTGATGATGTTTAGAATATGTATTGGCATGCAAAGCAAGTGACAGGAACACTCAGACAAAGCTTTTTTGGTGAATGAACAGAAGACTTTAGATTGACAGAAAACAATGACAACCTACCacagcaataaataaataaattatatgaaCTAACAAGCAAAGAAAATGATTACTGAATAGCTAAGCAGTTttcagaaaaatgtttaagttttgTTCATGAACGCATTAAAGCACTTTATACCTCTTTAGGTATATGTTTGAATCAATCGAAGCTGTTCGTGTTAGCTACTGGGTGTGTGGTTGGGTGGGTGTGCTTTAAAATGAGAATAAGGGAATTGTACTGTTGCAAGTTCAATTGCAGAGTAAAAGCGTCAGCTCCAGCTTTATACTCTTAAAAAAATGGGGGCTTTACAATGCCATTAAAGAATCTTTTGTGTCTAAATGGTTTCATAAAACTTTCAGTTTCAAGAAAGGTTCTTTGAAGTGaaaaaaggttctttagattataaaaatgtatgaaagaaatggttctttaaagcagtggttttcaaattgGGGCGTGGCCTCCTGGGGGTCCACAAGATTGTGCTAGGGGTGCCCCAGTGTTAtggtattttataaaata
This window harbors:
- the pex11a gene encoding peroxisomal membrane protein 11A, producing the protein METFVSFTNQSQGRDRLFRATQYACALAKYLLRNEAKRKALVTKLQYLESNMSSGRKLFRLGNTVNSIHAAKSTLQVSDPVLRFCLTVANLNRALYFICDNVMWARSIGLIQDIDKDRWSLNATRFYFLSLIMNLTRDVYGISQLMMQRSRDRNYQQKVHQHLNESPDVACVIVPQLDAFLFLLFESLRSHPSVVLDTLKNVCDLFIPLDTLGVFKTNAGVVGFCGLVSSLLGILTVLKPNLKIKP